The proteins below come from a single Mytilus edulis chromosome 5, xbMytEdul2.2, whole genome shotgun sequence genomic window:
- the LOC139523639 gene encoding tyrosinase-like protein 1: protein MEMKTAVLNILILVLLSIQVYCKIYEINTPDALKNCFDQKRLNGNSSDPHWDSAHAYCIQKNNWNLLKTAWGNISIETENWVDELLRMSEYEMEGTRTKRQASRRRRRLRIRKEYRILSDTERNNFHRAINMLKRDTSVRPNRYDALGLLHQRLVDDIHHGAAFLPFHRVLLVVCENALRQKIPGVTIPYWDSRLDKPLRDATRSIMWSNSFMGSVRGRVRNGPFRNWNTPAGPLVRNGGQIGDLFDHSTIRAILTRSRLHEIAEPNAVPPYDYEIRHGDVHQWVGGLMEPAETAGFDPIFYLHHSFVDYVWELFRRNQQRRGVNPTTDYPSEYGPASQGPRRPMRLGRLRNIHGMSSMYTSRIYSYEPAPTCSYTNTNCGSKYLRCITRSGTPRCVSVEIISRRQSRRTRRRRRRTRRTNRSRSRRGRRGKRQALNETAVAEVNTFSDGYVGPIYTDQMISPVNDICPSTNPYNVIQNMYLMNGLSDTRVWVYVPVKIVYKRQPEQMQFDSFPVKRGQLDAFQDIYDPTGYSSLIDLFPVKAQPRTCGEMDSIFTKVAVHSDGLNYHGSYREFALLDARQPFDSSIMYVAVKSPQMGPTDVVLTAYGPCGNVCKPHCRDLMGGYKHCDGSIKLTNRGPKGYGEDYGDAVRMLWNAPGPDHLPTINESDIFLHFVCD, encoded by the exons ATGGAA atgaaGACAGCTGTCCTGAACATCCTTATATTGGTATTGCTCTCAATTCAAGTTTActgtaaaatatatgaaataaacacTCCTGATGCATTGAAAAATTGCTTTGATCAGAAAAGGTTAAATGGCAATTCGTCAGATCCCCATTGGGATAGTGCGCATGCTTACTGTATTCAGAAAAATAACTGGAATTTACTAAAAACAGCATGGGGAAACATTTCTATAGAAACAGAAAATTGGGTAGATGAATTATTACGTATGTCAGAATACGAAATGGAGGGTACAAGAACCAAACGACAAGCAAGTAGAAGACGTAGAAGGTTACGAATAAGGAAAGAATACAGAATATTATCAGACACAGAAAGAAACAATTTCCACAGAgctataaacatgttaaaacgaGATACG TCTGTTAGACCAAATCGATATGATGCTCTTGGACTTCTTCATCAGCGACTGGTAGACGATATACACCACGGGGCAGCCTTTTTACCTTTTCATAGAGTTTTGCTTGTAGT gTGTGAAAATGCATTAAGGCAAAAAATCCCAGGAGTGACTATCCCTTATTGGGATTCACGATTGGACAAACCACTGCGTGATGCTACTAGATCTATAATGTGGTCTAATTCATTTATGGGGTCAGTTAGAGGACGGGTTAGGAATGGTCCTTTCCGAAATTGGAATACACCGGCAGGTCCCTTAGTAAGAAATGGTGGACAAATAGGGGATTTGTTTGATCACAGCACAATCAGAGCTATACTAACAAGAAGCCGTTTACATGAAATAGCAGAGCCAAATGCAGTTCCACCTTACGATTATGAGATAAGACATGGTGATGTTCATCAATGGGTTGGAGGTCTCATGGAACCTGCCGAAACAGCCGGTTTTGATcctatattttatttgcatcATAGTTTTGTTGATTATGTTTGGGAATTGTTCCGGAGAAACCAACAGAGGCGTGGTGTCAATCCTACAACTGATTACCCATCGGAATACGGCCCCGCATCCCAAGGCCCTAGACGACCAATGAGATTGGGAAGACTTAGAAACATTCACGGAATGAGTAGTATGTATACCTCCAGAATTTATTCGTATGAGCCGGCTCCAACTTGTTCGTACACAAACACTAATTGTGGCTCTAAATACCTGCGTTGTATAACAAGGAGCGGCACACCAAGATGTGTATCTGTCGAAATAATTAGTAGGCGTCAATCAAGAAGAACTCGTCGACGAAGAAGACGAACAAGGAGGACTAACAGATCGAGATCTAGACGTGGACGTCGTGGCAAGCGACAAGCATTAAACGAAACAGCCGTAGCGGAAGTAAACACATTTTCGGACGGTTATGTTGGACCGATTTATACTGACCAAATGATTAGCCCAGTCAACGATATTTGCCCCTCGACCAATCCGTACAATGTTATACAGAATATGTATCTGATGAACGGTTTGTCCGATACACGTGTTTGGGTATATGTACctgttaaaattgtttataagcgACAACCAGAACAAATGCAGTTCGACTCCTTTCCTGTGAAACGAGGACAGTTAGACGCATTTCAAGATATTTACGATCCTACTGGCTACAGCAGCTTGATAGATCTATTTCCAGTCAAGGCACAACCTCGAACATGTGGAGAAATGGACAGCATATTTACCAAAGTTGCAGTACATAGTGATGGGCTAAACTACCATGGAAGCTACAGAGAGTTTGCTTTGTTAGACGCACGTCAGCCATTTGATTCATCCATAATGTATGTTGCTGTGAAAAGTCCACAAATGGGTCCAACAGACGTGGTTTTAACAGCATATGGTCCATGTGGAAATGTGTGTAAACCGCATTGTAGAGATTTAATGGGTGGATACAAGCATTGCGATGGTTCAATAAAATTAACTAACCGAGGTCCAAAAGGTTACGGTGAAGACTATGGCGATGCTGTCAGAATGTTATGGAATGCGCCAGGGCCAGACCATTTACCTACAATTAATGAGTCCGATATATTTTTGCATTTTGTATGTGATTAA